A single genomic interval of Daucus carota subsp. sativus chromosome 1, DH1 v3.0, whole genome shotgun sequence harbors:
- the LOC108214345 gene encoding caffeic acid 3-O-methyltransferase, which translates to MSKGVEGADEFTRGLQLNGGTILGMVMKTAIELGLFEIIAKASTVNGISPFGDDAKKLCSDDIVAQLPTQNPAAPAVLGRILRFLAAKSILNWTTVAGEDGKEKSLFSLTSTCKYYISDEDGISLAPALVMLHDKVIIDSWYQLKDAVLEGGIPFNKAHDGMHAFEYPAVDSRFNDLFNQGMYNHTTLLMKKILEVYTGFEDIKEIVDVGGGTGATLARIISKYPLIRGINFDLPHVIKNAAPLAGVEHVGGDMFESVPKGEVIFMKWILHDWSDDHCLKLLKNCCKSLPELGKVIIVESVVPEYSDTSSLARLNNAVDSDMIMLALNPGGKERSLREFEELAKESGFAAVKTICSASVYSVLEFSKKTM; encoded by the exons ATGTCGAAAGGAGTTGAAGGTGCTGATGAATTTACAAGGGGACTGCAGTTGAATGGTGGCACAATTCTTGGAATGGTTATGAAAACTGCTATTGAACTTGGTTTATTCGAGATCATAGCTAAGGCTTCTACTGTAAATGGTATCTCTCCTTTTGGAGATGATGCTAAGAAATTGTGCAGTGATGATATTGTAGCTCAACTTCCTACTCAGAATCCTGCAGCTCCGGCAGTGCTTGGCAGAATTCTCCGGTTTTTGGCTGCCAAGTCCATTCTTAACTGGACCACAGTAGCCGGAGAAGATGGCAAAGAGAAGAGTCTGTTTAGTTTAACAAGTACGTGCAAATATTACATTTCTGACGAAGATGGAATTTCACTAGCTCCCGCATTGGTTATGCTTCACGACAAAGTTATCATTGATTCCTG GTATCAGTTGAAAGATGCAGTGCTGGAGGGAGGAATACCCTTTAACAAGGCTCACGATGGCATGCATGCATTTGAATACCCTGCAGTCGACAGCAGATTCAATGATCTTTTCAATCAAGGAATGTATAACCACACCACTCTTCTCATGAAGAAAATTCTTGAGGTTTACACTGGATTCGAAGACATCAAAGAAATTGTAGACGTCGGTGGTGGAACAGGGGCAACACTAGCCAGAATCATATCCAAGTATCCCCTGATTAGGGGAATCAACTTTGATTTACCTCATGTTATCAAGAATGCCGCACCTTTAGCTG GTGTGGAGCATGTTGGAGGAGATATGTTTGAAAGTGTCCCAAAAGGAGAAGTCATCTTCATGAAG TGGATACTTCATGACTGGAGCGATGATCACTGCCTTAAACTTTTAAAGAACTGCTGCAAGTCCCTTCCTGAACTTGGCAAGGTGATCATCGTGGAATCAGTAGTGCCTGAATACTCGGACACCAGTTCTTTGGCGAGATTGAACAATGCAGTTGATAGTGATATGATCATGCTGGCATTGAATCCCGGAGGAAAAGAGAGGAGCTTAAGAGAATTTGAGGAATTGGCAAAAGAATCTGGATTTGCAGCTGTAAAAACAATTTGCAGCGCCTCTGTTTATAGTGTTCTGGAATTTTCCAAGAAAACTATGTAG
- the LOC108215839 gene encoding uncharacterized protein LOC108215839 isoform X1 produces MAEEGHKVSLNVYDLSQGMARQFSMTLLGKPIEGIWHTGVVVYGNEYYFSGGLEHSPAGATPYGTPLRVIDLGITHVPKDVFEMYLQEISPQYTAESYNLLKHNCNNFSNEVAQFLVGATIPDYILNLPNEVMNSPMSPLILPMIERLEQTMKVGAVPQAPEFKEQILFPDKETTSTKVGHDPLGINKKEGESKSSGTTKDNNNPGQAKAPGLGDARGKLQEEIASEFAAIMASGTLGASEAAVLATRRVMEKYGSTKSTQS; encoded by the exons ATGGCTGAG GAAGGTCATAAGGTTAGCTTGAATGTATATGACTTGAGCCAGGGAATGGCTCGCCAGTTCTCCATGACACTGTTGGGTAAACCTATTGAAGGCATATG GCATACTGGAGTAGTTGTCTATGGCAATGAATACTATTTTAGTGGTGGCTTGGAGCATTCTCCTGCAGGAGCTACGCCATATGGTACCCCACTTCGAGTAATAGACCTTGGTATTACACACGTTCCCAAGGATGTATTTGAAATGTATCTTCAAGAGATCAGCCCTCAGTACACAGCAGAGTCATACAATTTGCTCAAACACAACTGCAATAACTTTAGCAATGAAGTTGCTCAGTTTTTAGTCGGGGCTACAATTCCAGACTACATTCTTAACCTCCCGAATGAAGTAATGAACAGCCCTATGTCTCCTCTCATAT TGCCGATGATAGAACGACTAGAGCAAACCATGAAGGTTGGTGCTGTGCCCCAAGCTCCAGAGTTCAAGGAACAAATACTCTTTCCAGATAAGGAGACTACAAGCACGAAAGTAGGTCATGACCCTCTTGGAATCAACAAGAAAGAAGGTGAAAGTAAGTCAAGTGGGACAacaaaagataataataatcCTGGTCAGGCTAAAGCCCCAGGACTTGGGGACGCTCGGGGAAAGTTGCAAGAAGAGATTGCCAGTGAATTTGCAGCCATCATGGCAAGTGGAACCTTGGGTGCCAGTGAGGCTGCTGTACTGGCCACACGGAGGGTGATGGAAAAATATGGAAGTACAAAGAGTACGCAAAGCTAG
- the LOC108215839 gene encoding uncharacterized protein LOC108215839 isoform X2 — protein MARQFSMTLLGKPIEGIWHTGVVVYGNEYYFSGGLEHSPAGATPYGTPLRVIDLGITHVPKDVFEMYLQEISPQYTAESYNLLKHNCNNFSNEVAQFLVGATIPDYILNLPNEVMNSPMSPLILPMIERLEQTMKVGAVPQAPEFKEQILFPDKETTSTKVGHDPLGINKKEGESKSSGTTKDNNNPGQAKAPGLGDARGKLQEEIASEFAAIMASGTLGASEAAVLATRRVMEKYGSTKSTQS, from the exons ATGGCTCGCCAGTTCTCCATGACACTGTTGGGTAAACCTATTGAAGGCATATG GCATACTGGAGTAGTTGTCTATGGCAATGAATACTATTTTAGTGGTGGCTTGGAGCATTCTCCTGCAGGAGCTACGCCATATGGTACCCCACTTCGAGTAATAGACCTTGGTATTACACACGTTCCCAAGGATGTATTTGAAATGTATCTTCAAGAGATCAGCCCTCAGTACACAGCAGAGTCATACAATTTGCTCAAACACAACTGCAATAACTTTAGCAATGAAGTTGCTCAGTTTTTAGTCGGGGCTACAATTCCAGACTACATTCTTAACCTCCCGAATGAAGTAATGAACAGCCCTATGTCTCCTCTCATAT TGCCGATGATAGAACGACTAGAGCAAACCATGAAGGTTGGTGCTGTGCCCCAAGCTCCAGAGTTCAAGGAACAAATACTCTTTCCAGATAAGGAGACTACAAGCACGAAAGTAGGTCATGACCCTCTTGGAATCAACAAGAAAGAAGGTGAAAGTAAGTCAAGTGGGACAacaaaagataataataatcCTGGTCAGGCTAAAGCCCCAGGACTTGGGGACGCTCGGGGAAAGTTGCAAGAAGAGATTGCCAGTGAATTTGCAGCCATCATGGCAAGTGGAACCTTGGGTGCCAGTGAGGCTGCTGTACTGGCCACACGGAGGGTGATGGAAAAATATGGAAGTACAAAGAGTACGCAAAGCTAG